The segment TATCATCTAATTacttttcaaaataaataaaatcaatcattatatcattattttgaacatgatctcttatgaaatgatgtcttATCTCGATATGTTTAGTTTTTAAGTATTGTATGAGACTtttagttaagttaatagcacttgtattatcaaatCTTATGAGTATTTTATCAAGTTTTATGCCATAAtcctcaagttgttgcttaatccacattataacaattataacaaTTGTTACCAAAACCTTTATTAACTATTATAATGGTTATAATGATCATTATTTGTTCAAACAACAACTTTTTACatttttgatattaaaataataattggAAGATACAACATTTATGATAGGGTTATAATGGCAAATAATGGAGGATAATGAAAAAAAACAATGTcgttatcttttcttttatctttttattggaaaaatattattttctttaacgGTACAATCACTTTAGaggataatttttaaaaaaaattgagccCGGCATGTGAGCCTGGTGccccttccctctccctcttggaCTTGGAGTCTGTTTAGGAAACTAGAGAGGGGCATCCTAGTAAGGATGCCTCCTCATCCATATTTGCCACCTTAGTTGAGTCCTCTTAGGACTCATACAAGGAGGCATCCCAGATTGAGGCATCCAAAGCCCCCACACATGCCAAGGGAGAGAAGGGAAGTGTTAGGGCTAGATTCTGCTTCTCCAAGATTCAATGTGAAACAAAGAAAGATGGCTTGCGAAACAAACTTATGTAGCAGGGCATCCACTTGGCCTACAGCATCAAAGATTCAAAACTAGGCAAAGCTCTAGATAGATGCATGGACTGAAGTAGTTAGGATAGTGATTATCAGAGGATCGTGTGCTTTTACTATCTTAGTATCTCATAACATGTATATTCTTCTCATGTTATGCCTATAATCTATGTTAGCATGGTGATTCATAAAAAAAAGTGATATTGTTcatgatttatattttattcCACTGCATTATATCATGATAAAAAGGCCCCATTAAATCCTTCAATATGTAAAAGAGCAAAGATTATGCTCTGGATTAGATTCTACTCCAGATTAGATTTTTCTCCTGCCATTATAGTACATCTAAGTTTTATGTTAGATAGGTATGAATTCATGATTATTTCATACATTTTTAGTTGTGCGCCGTGACCATCATGTTGGAATGGTCAATTAATCATTTTGCCATCATTTGCATGAGGTAATGACCCCAAAATATTGATTGCATAAGGTCTGTAAAGTTCTCTCATATGCTTTTAAAACACGAGACTTTATGATTGGACCTTCTATATGCCACCATGCACCCTTCAAGGCACTAGGTGCCTTGGCACAACAATGTATTGCTGCATGGATATTAAAGCAAAGGGCCCCAGCACCGATAttaaagggctcgtttggttcgcgggaaaagaaggggggaaagtgtggtcaacgggaaagtaatgagatgcctcttgtttggttggagttttcaaaggagagagaagggaaagttatattcccatgggaatgtgattcccacatttcatgggaaagtctttcccatgagaaacatgggaaagttactttcccatgaggtgggaatcactccatttttactttttcccaaaaagtcctttcagcattaaagaagcattaaagaggcattaaaaacctaatttttattaagggcataataggaattatatataactttcctaggaaagtggatggccaaccaaacataagtaccttggaaatttgtcactttcccatcgtcaaccaaacatgccaaaattactttcctaggcatcctcttcctaggaatttgtttcccaggaatcatattcctaggaaggaaaatgcttcccgcgaaccaaacgagcccaaagtGAGAACCTACCTTAAAGAAAGGACCGTAGGCAGGTTAGGCTTAACCCAATTTATAAATGTTTGGGTCATGATTTCAAATCAAGACTCAACCTATTGGCTCATCAGGTTGTGTTAGGctcatgaaaaattattttagatcTAGATCAAGTCGAGGCCAAGTTTGGGGTGGATGGGGGGTTTCACCAGCTAAGATCGGACGGTTCAGAGTCGCCAAACTCTTGGTATACAATTTTATCGAATTCTCTACATGGAAGGAGCCAAGATATTTTTCTTATCAGatgcaaaaagaaaacaaaaaaatgccAGCAGACAAATTCGTTTTAGAAAGAGAACAAGTGCTGCCCGCTCTCATCTGATTTTGAGGATAAAGATCGATCCGCGACAGAACTTCTGCGGACATTGTTACTGCCATAACGATTTAAAGTAAAAGCTCGCGGGGACGAAACAAAAAGCTCAGGTAacgacatacaaaaaaaaaatggcgtCTCCGTATTCAGGATGTGCTCCAGATGTAACGGTACGTGACGATGTAGGCCGGCTCATCGTTATCCAACGGCCTCATGACCATGCACAACTAGACTAGTCTCATAAGCTATACTAAAACTCTTGGGAAGTTTTCCATGGATTGCTTTCTTATATACGCATATGATCAGTATTACTTTGCATGAGGTTATAATATTCCTTAATTTGGTTGGCCATACGGACATCTATCCAAGTTGCACCAGATCTTCCTCGTGAGACAAGGAGTATCTATTGTCCTCTTGCACTCGTCTGAGTTCTATATAAACCCCCAACCATTAGAAGCCTCACCATCACAAGCTCAAACATCTGGGCCTTCTGAGTACCCTCGATCTCCTCCCCTTCCACGATCCCTGTTGTTATATTATATCTCATTTTTGTAGTTCAAAGATGGTGGCAAAGAGAGTCCTTTTCAGCCTTGGTCTCCTGGCCCTCTTTGTACTCCAAGGTGGTAGTGCTTATGCTGGCTCTAGTTTTGTGAGGACAAGCGGAACCCATTTTGTTTTGGATGGGCGCTCGTTCTACTCCAATGGGTTCAATGCATACTGGCTGATGTTGATGGCCTCGGACCCGACACAGAGATATAAGGTGTCGTCTGTTCTCCAACAAGCTTCCGATTATGGAATGAGTGTTGTAAGGACCTGGGCCTTCAGCGATGGTGGGAGCAATCCCCTGCAGTACTCTCCGGGTTATTACAATGAGAACATGTTTCAGgtatatatatgatatatacAAACCCGTCCATCATGGTAGTCGGGTTTCTCTCCTAGTTAAGCAAGTCAGTACACTGGGTCGCTTGGCCTACGAACAATAAATAGTTTCTCTTCCTGTCCATAAAGGTGGTGGTAGTCCCACTTGAACTATTAGATTTGGTTAAGAAAATGTACGTATAcagttcaacaaaaaaaaaaagagaggctaTTACTGATAAAATTTTGATGACCAAAGAAAACTCGCCTGCTAAAGTTTAATTTTGTTATCAAATATTAGCTTCACGAAAAATGTATTACTGAAATTCCTTTTGTGACCAAAACTATTTTCATAGAAAAATTTGTCACCAAATATTTCACCTTTATTGATGAATATATTATATGTATCGCCGTATATCCTCACCAGCGAACTTTTCGTGTTGACGAATTTTTTTTATcactaaatattttaataacaaaatttattttttttcgtgatgatttttttttatcatgaatgggcttttttttcttttgtcctTTGCAATTATAGTGTAATTTGGACCAAATTTCGATAGCAGGCATCAGTTCCAGAGCTTGTCATTAATCCATTATATCTTTCGGTGTTTAAAAGCATGCTCTACAGTTGATTTAAGATTTTACGAGAAAATGCTCGCATTTGATGATTTCAAAACACTTTTATGGGTCTTTCTTATTTAATTTATTCGACCCTGTATTTTCCTTGAAAtgagttattttttttctttcggtTTGCAGGGCTTGGACTTTGTCATATCTGAGGCCAAGAAGCATGGAGTGTTTCTCATACTGAGTCTGGTGAATAACTATGCCGACTTTGGGGGAAGGAAGCAGTACGTTCAGTGGGCGAAGGAGAGGGGAGCGGATGTCTACTGGGATAACGACTTCTACTGGCATGAAGTTGTCAAGAGTTACTACAAGAATCACATCAAGGTGAATACAACCTTTCTAATTTTGGCCTTTGAGTGAGTGTGGACTCCTTTCTTCCTGTGAGCTAGCTTACATTATTTCCTTTCTCTTTTGCCATGTACTTAAGTAGAACCTAGCTTGTTCGAGTATGATACCTTCATAATTGAATATATTTGTCTTGTTTTGATTCAGACGGTCCTCACAAGGACCAACACGATAACAGGAGTTGCATACAAAGATGATCCTACCATCTTTGCATGGGAGCTTATAAACGAACCTCGATGCGATGGCGACCTCTCTGGCAAGACTGTGCAGGTCCATAACAATACTTACTCATTTCTTTTCTACGGAATTATTATATTTAACTCTAAATCCAGATGCCAGAAGTCTTGGTATTTTTCTGCACAATTCTCGAActttttaaaagaaatatgGAGGTGTTGCCACTATGACGATTTGAATGCTAGATCTCCACTTCATGGAGAGATGCCAACAAATTGAGCTAAAGTGGGTTAACGGATCCTGTTGACATTTTTGTTTGTTACTATATAGAATTGGATTGCAGAGATGGCTGCTTATGTTAAATCAATAGATAGCAACCACATGCTTGAAGTTGGATTAGAAGGATTTTATGGGGAGTCAATGCCTGAAAGAAAGCAATTCAATCCTGGCTATGAGGTCGGCACTGATTACATCTCCAACAACAAGATAGCTGAAATTGACTTTGCCACCATTCATGCCTACCCTGATCAATGGTAAGCTGAGTCTCTAACCATTAACTTCTTGAAgacaaaaattagaaaaaagataAAGATGTACAGTATGTTCTGCAAGGAGAGTGCATGGTATAATTGGCAAATTGTGAATTACAGTAGCATATTATTCATACCGATAATCTGCTTCTGTTCACAAGACACTTATGTTAGTTGGCATTTTTTGTCACAGGATTTCAGGCTCTGATGATGCTCAAATGGCATTCCTCCGAAGTTGGATCCAATCCCACATTGATGATGCTGGCGCGATACTTGGAAAACCACTCATGATCACAGAATTTGGGAGAAAGACCGAGCAGGATTCCTTCTATGGGACAGTGTACAACATGATCTACAACTCAGCCAGAGCTGGGGGCCCATGCGCAGGTGGACTGTTCTGGCAAATGCTGGCTCAAGGGATGGATAACTTCAGGGATGGCTATGAGATAATATTTTCAGAAAGCCCCTCCATGGCAAGTATCATTTCTCAGCAATCCCACATGATAGCTAGCCTTAGCTAGCCCGCTACTCTTTCCTGCAGAGATGACGAGATCAAAGAAGGACAAgcgctaaatttggaaattgtTTATTTTCCTTATATAGAGAATAAATAAATGATCTCAACCTGGAGACTCTATTCTTTGTTTTATTAATAAGATGGGTTAGGTCTGTTTCCTTGAGCCAATTATCTTAATTTGAAAGAATTGAGGATGCAAATGTTATCAAAAATTGACTGTTTGATAGTAACAATGGaagcaagatttcaaattattaatTGTTATTCATGcagaaaataaagaaatttaTATTCTTTGAATGAAAAAAGGGTCGATCTATAATGGTACTTTTTATAATATTTGTATCTTCCACATTCCATAAtgataatttttgaattattcaGTTCCAGGGGGATCTTTCTTCAGAAGTGGGAAATAATGTTACATTTTTTGGATTCTGCTCCCGTATTGTCCCACTGATGCAAAACTTTGAAGCTAGGCCTGATGATTATAGGAGAAAATCCCTACTTAAAGAGCAAGATTACTAGAGTTTTCcaagtttctttcttctttttttttttttgtatttgatGCTCCAAAAACCCAATCAAAACACCCTTCAGGTAAGGGCCTATTTGGTAGATTCCGAGGACTCTATAGGATAGACCTTGGCCTCTTCCTTCTGATAAGTCAAAATCTCAAAGTTTGGTTCCTCGAAGTCTCTGACATCTTCATAGAAAGATTGATGAGTCAATTCATCCACCATAAAAATAGAACCGACCAATTCCACCATAGTATATGTTAGAATGTACTAGAGTTCATAATATTGGCTATCAATAGCAAAAACAAGTCTTTCAACTTGCACcagcatcaaaatcaaaaattccATGTAATGCTCCAAAGGTGGCCTTAGCACAATGACTATTTTACTTGCAACTACTTCATTAATCTCCTTTTGCAACAGTATGATGACAGCTACACTTATCTCACCAAGCATGTCAAAAGAACTTGTTTGGATAAGTTCTCTAGTCAGCTAGGGGTAGATGCACCAGCATACCACCGGTATTATATTAGCTGGAAATAGGATAGAAAGATCCAAAGGAAGATTATACTACTAGAGATTCAAGATGTCTTGGCTTTCAAGGACCTTTGTTACCATCGCACTACCCACATGAAAGAAGATAGATAGGATAGAACAGAGTATAGCCAGGGCTACGATCGAAGTgatctactactactactactacttctAGGCGTACTTAAGGTCTCTAGCTAGTTTGTTGAGATAGAGTGTAAATAGG is part of the Phoenix dactylifera cultivar Barhee BC4 unplaced genomic scaffold, palm_55x_up_171113_PBpolish2nd_filt_p 001775F, whole genome shotgun sequence genome and harbors:
- the LOC103718676 gene encoding mannan endo-1,4-beta-mannosidase 1-like — protein: MVAKRVLFSLGLLALFVLQGGSAYAGSSFVRTSGTHFVLDGRSFYSNGFNAYWLMLMASDPTQRYKVSSVLQQASDYGMSVVRTWAFSDGGSNPLQYSPGYYNENMFQGLDFVISEAKKHGVFLILSLVNNYADFGGRKQYVQWAKERGADVYWDNDFYWHEVVKSYYKNHIKTVLTRTNTITGVAYKDDPTIFAWELINEPRCDGDLSGKTVQNWIAEMAAYVKSIDSNHMLEVGLEGFYGESMPERKQFNPGYEVGTDYISNNKIAEIDFATIHAYPDQWISGSDDAQMAFLRSWIQSHIDDAGAILGKPLMITEFGRKTEQDSFYGTVYNMIYNSARAGGPCAGGLFWQMLAQGMDNFRDGYEIIFSESPSMASIISQQSHMIASLS